A region of Betta splendens chromosome 13, fBetSpl5.4, whole genome shotgun sequence DNA encodes the following proteins:
- the LOC114867562 gene encoding WD repeat-containing protein 62-like isoform X5, with protein MADGADCAAKRRQPAGRKSRPNQRRKTSCRVSLEKVLGISTVSSSGLTSDPNCGLVAYPAGCVVVLLHPKKNKQSHIINTSRNPFSALAFSHDGKYLVTGESGRMPCVRVWEVSGVQVAEVQSHKYGVSCVAFSTNSCYIVSVGYQHDMTVSVWDWRKGAIIASNKVSSRVYALSFSQDSSYFVTAGNRHVKFWYLDASKERRVNSTVPLIGRSGLLGDHKNSVFCGVSCGRGSASSSTYCITSSGLLCLVNCRRQLETYVNLKTSSVSCLSVSEDFIFCGCADGVVRLFNPANLQYITNLHRPHSLGVDLAQSLQHGSLLPVSPGAQYPDTLALTFDPASRHLTCVYNDHSVYVWDVKDVKNVRKLYSALYHSSCVWSVEVYPELADVSLACLPLSSFLTCSSDNTIRLWHTDSSPGPRNLYSNDLLRILYVGENTQHLQAEGEASGADGKAGIRVLSISPDGQHLAAADRCGNLRIFGLEFLDELVKIEAHDSEVLCLEYSPQSTGVKLLASASRDRLIHIFNLEKNYDLEGTLNDHSASITAVKFTGVSPEVRMVSCGADKSIYFQTVEQTVKGLSFSRSHHVVEKTTLYDMDLDSSGTHVAIACQDRNIRVYNTETGKIKKCLKGSSSDEGALLKVQMDPSGSFYATSCSDKNITIFDYHTGECVATLFGHSEIVTSMRFSQDCRHLITVSADSCVFMWRLDSQMTSTMRKKRGLNLKVVSETSSQKPNIRRETFTVPSSRLHQIQEVEESDLRTPTRLDFSHSEEDGSVHAACVSDAPLLETNGKLPMWFRKLQGHGTSFVQSESSPHQVRSRWTEQFNPLTICSIFSPSPTKSQEEEEEEDFHPQTLDSMLEEEDGDDEVLQTTGVDRNSYILYPNPNTTTDREFDVEGVGDLQLEVRGQSQLCLDSEGSAGSLEQQHEADTDSLSQCSSVGSLGLEDDEDQNSLKNHFDTLALSLSEEKFDTDLRTLQPVEEKNFLNPRLSISTRFLSRFQDRLRPWASRVPPPVFIPTRILEERNISNTSVNVDSSNGATSLESALKEKSSSSCVVPRQKSVHSRRTSCVISHLPIRRPVRRRHTVVVVQCRGQETSPPGVW; from the exons ATGGCAGACGGAGCGGACTGCGCTGCGAAGAGGCGGCAGCCAGCGGGGAGGAAGAGCCGCCCGAACCAGCGGCGAAAGACGAGCTGCCGG gtgaGCCTGGAGAAGGTCCTGGGTATCAGCACAGTCAGCAGCAGTGGTTTGACCTCAGATCCAAATTGTGGCCTTGTTGCCTATCCTGCAGG gtgtgttgttgtgctgcttcACCCAAAGAAGAACAAACAGAGTCATATCATCAACACATCCAG AAATCCTTTCAGTGCTCTGGCTTTCTCTCATGATGGAAAATACCTGGTCACTGGTGAG AGCGGCCGCATGCCCTGTGTGCGGGTGTGGGAGGTGAGCGGCGTCCAGGTGGCTGAGGTTCAGTCTCATAAATACGGCGTTTCCTGTGTGGCCTTCTCTACAAACAGCTGCTACATTGTCTCTGTGGGATACCAGCACGACATGACTGTGAGCGTCTGGGACTGGAGG AAAGGTGCCATCATCGCCTCCAACAAAGTTTCCAGCCGAGTGTATGCTTTGTCCTTCTCTCAGGACAGTAGCTACTTCGTCACTGCAGGAAACCGTCACGTCAAGTTCTGGTACCTGGACGCGTCCAAAGAGCGGCGG GTGAACAGCACGGTGCCCCTGATCGGTCGGTCTGGGTTGCTAGGGGACCATAAAAACAGTGTGTTCTGTGGGGTGTCATGTGGCCGTGGCTCTGCGTCGTCCAGCACCTACTGCATCACCAGCTCTGGCCTGCTGTGCCTGGTTAACTGCAGGCGACAGCTGGAGACCTATGTCAACCTGAAG ACGTCGTCTGTGAGCTGCCTGTCCGTCAGTGAGGACTTCATTTTCTGTGGATGTGCTGATGGTGTGGTCAGACTGTTTAATCCTGCCAATCTGCAGTACATCACCAATCTACATCGGCCGCACAGCCTGGGAGTCGACCTTGCACAGAGTTTACAGCACGG AAGCCTGCTACCTGTCAGTCCAGGTGCTCAGTACCCAGACACGctggctctgacctttgaccctgcaTCCAGACACCTTACCTGCGTGTACAACGACCACAGTGTGTACGTGTGGGACGTTAAAGATGTGAAGAATGTGAGGAAGCTGTACTCCGCTCTCtaccacagcagctgtgtgtggagcGTTGAG GTGTATCCAGAGCTAGCAGATGTGTCTCTAGCctgtcttcctctgtcctcATTTCTTACCTGCTCATCTGATAACACCATCAGGCTGTGGCACACGGACTCATCACCTGGACCTAGGAACCTCTACAGTAAC GACCTATTGAGGATTTTGTATGTGGGGGAGAACACGCAGCACCTGCAGGCAGAGGGGGAAGCATCAGGGGCTGATGGGAAGGCTGGGATCAGAGTGCTGAGTATTAGCCCTGATGGACAGCACCTGGCAGCTGCAGACCGCTGTGGAAACCTTCG GATTTTTGGTCTGGAGTTTCTGGATGAGTTGGTGAAGATTGAGGCTCATGACTCTGAAGTTCTGTGTCTGGAGTACTCGCCTCAGTCCACAG GTGTGAAGTTGCTGGCCTCAGCCAGCAGGGATCGACTGATCCACATCTTCAACCTGGAGAAGAACTACGACCTGGAGGGGACTCTGAATGACcactctgcctccatcactgctgtcAAATTCACAG GGGTGAGTCCTGAGGTCCGAATGGTGAGCTGCGGAGCTGACAAGAGCATCTACTTTCAGACAGTTGAACAG ACTGTGAAGGGTTTGTCCTTCTCCAGAAGTCATCACGTGGTGGAGAAGACCACCTTGTATGACATGGACCTGGACTCGTCAGGGACACACGTTGCCATCGCCTGTCAGGATAGAAATATCAG GGTCTACAACACAGAAACTGGGAAAATTAAGAAGTGTTTGAAAGGCTCGTCCAGTGATGAAGGAGCTTTGCTAAAG GTTCAGATGGACCCTTCAGGGAGTTTCTATGCCACCAGCTGCTCTGATAAAAACATCACCATCTTTGACTATCACACAGGAGAATGTGTAGCCACGCTCTTTGGACATTCAG AGATTGTGACCAGCATGAGATTCAGTCAGGATTGCAGACACCTCATCACAGTCTCAGCAGACAG TTGTGTGTTCATGTGGAGGCTGGACTCTCAGATGACCAGCACCATGAGGAAGAAGCGAGGCCTCAACCTAAAAGTTGTATCTGAGACCAGCAGCCAGAAGCCAAACATCAG GAGGGAGACATTTACCGTTCCCTCCTCTCGGCTACATCAAATACAGGAAGTCGAAGAGTCTGACCTCAGGACTCCAACTAGACTGGACTTTTCTCACAGTGAGGAGGATGGTTCAGTTCATG CCGCTTGTGTTTCAGATGCTCCGCTGCTTGAGACCAACGGAAAACTGCCCATGTGGTTTCGAAAACTG caGGGTCACGGGACCTCGTTCGTCCAGTCCGAATCGAGCCCTCATCAAGTGCGGAGTCGCTGGACGGAACAGTTCAACCCTCTGACCATCTGCTCCATCTTCTCTCCAAGTCCCACAAAGagtcaggaggaagaggaggaggaagacttcCACCCTCAGACTCTGGACAGCatgttggaggaggaagatggagatgatgag GTGTTGCAAACCACAGGTGTGGACAGGAACAGCTACATCCTCTACCCCAACCCGAACACTACGACTGACAG AGAGTTCGATGTTGAAGGTGTTGGcgacctgcagctggaggtcagaggtcagtctCAGCTGTGTCTGGACTCAGAAGGCTCAGCAGGaagtctggagcagcagcatgaggccG ACACAGACTCGCTGAGtcagtgcagctctgtgggcAGTCTGGGTCTGGAGGACGACGAGGACCAGAACTCTCTGAAGAACCATTTTGACACTCTGGCTTTGAGTCTGAGTGAAG AAAAGTTTGACACTGACCTCAGAACTCTGCAGCCTGTAGAGGAAAAAAACTTCCTAAACCCTCGACTCAGCATCTCCACCCGTTTCCTCTCTCGATTTCAGGACCGACTCAG GCCCTGGGCAAGCAGAGTGCCACCGCCTGTCTTCATCCCCACTCGGATTTTGGAGGAGAGAAACATCAGCAACACTTCG GTGAACGTGGATTCAAGCAACGGAGCCACATCACTGGAGTCGGCTCTaaaagaaaagagcagcagtAGCTGTGTAG TGCCGCGCCAGAAGTCAGTGCATTCTAGAAGAACGTCCTGTGTGATTTCCCATCTGCCCATTCGCCGCCCAGTGCGTCGACGACACACTGTGGTGGTCGTCCAGTGCAGAGGTCAGGAG ACGTCGCCTCCAGGAGTCTGGTAG